A stretch of the Streptomyces sp. NBC_00078 genome encodes the following:
- a CDS encoding SAV2148 family HEPN domain-containing protein codes for MLGGAEGGARVGSGGLELPPGDEGHEGDSADVPPGTVSLARPMATSSIGPELDWDTDAWREVRTRAQRAGRAYIWLNLVEQRLRAVVAAVLRPIYEPVHGDDWVVAAAGPAGQEWVQRAVAVREVSRRKGYLLDPADDNVLSFLTLPQLRELMVQHWPCFEPYIDDRRDVELALDELEVTRNVVSRNRALSEAVLNQAERASAKLLDILGAAGDVPSARRLPVDAVEDLVGDRYADVVAVHPDRVRLLRQFPAEDMFGGARRLDAVGIGLNLLVQNFSGRRLLRLAEAGCRVRLLFLNPASSAVKRRERELGMKRGELSRAVEMNILHMRRVRSRLRDPGAFEIQVYDETPRCTAYLVDGDGSDGIAVVQSYLRRSRGMEAPVLVLRNGNRVVKSGDVDDSGLFPTYREEFETTWVDSRPVS; via the coding sequence GTGCTCGGGGGAGCGGAAGGCGGTGCGCGGGTGGGGTCGGGAGGGCTGGAGTTGCCCCCTGGTGACGAGGGTCACGAGGGGGACTCCGCAGACGTCCCGCCCGGCACGGTGTCCCTGGCCAGGCCCATGGCGACGAGTTCCATCGGGCCGGAGCTGGACTGGGACACCGACGCCTGGCGCGAGGTGCGTACGCGCGCTCAGCGAGCCGGCCGGGCCTACATCTGGCTGAACCTCGTCGAACAGCGGCTGCGCGCGGTCGTGGCCGCCGTTCTGCGGCCCATCTACGAACCCGTCCACGGCGACGACTGGGTGGTCGCCGCGGCCGGGCCGGCCGGCCAGGAATGGGTGCAGCGCGCGGTTGCGGTACGTGAAGTCAGCCGCCGCAAGGGCTACTTGCTCGACCCGGCCGACGACAACGTCCTCAGCTTCCTCACCCTGCCGCAGCTGCGCGAGCTGATGGTGCAGCACTGGCCGTGCTTCGAGCCGTACATCGACGACCGCCGCGACGTCGAACTCGCCCTGGACGAGCTGGAGGTCACCCGCAACGTCGTCTCCCGCAACCGCGCCCTGTCCGAGGCGGTCCTGAACCAGGCCGAGCGGGCATCGGCGAAGCTGCTGGACATCCTCGGCGCGGCCGGAGACGTGCCGTCCGCCCGCCGGCTGCCCGTGGACGCGGTGGAGGACCTGGTCGGCGACCGGTACGCGGACGTGGTCGCCGTGCACCCCGACCGGGTGCGGCTGCTGCGCCAGTTCCCGGCCGAGGACATGTTCGGCGGCGCCCGCCGCCTCGACGCCGTCGGTATCGGCCTCAACCTGCTCGTGCAGAACTTCTCCGGGCGACGGCTGCTGCGTCTCGCCGAGGCCGGCTGCCGCGTCCGGCTCCTGTTCCTCAACCCGGCCTCCAGCGCCGTCAAGCGGCGAGAGCGGGAACTCGGCATGAAGCGCGGGGAGTTGAGCCGCGCCGTCGAGATGAACATCCTGCACATGCGCCGGGTGCGGTCCCGGCTGCGCGACCCGGGCGCCTTCGAGATCCAGGTCTACGACGAGACCCCGCGCTGCACGGCCTACCTCGTCGACGGCGACGGCTCGGACGGCATCGCCGTCGTGCAGTCGTATCTGCGGCGTTCGCGCGGCATGGAGGCGCCGGTGCTGGTGCTGCGCAACGGCAACCGGGTGGTCAAATCGGGCGACGTGGATGACAGCGGGCTCTTCCCGACCTATCGCGAGGAGTTCGAAACGACTTGGGTGGATTCGCGGCCCGTGTCCTGA
- a CDS encoding 3'-5' exonuclease: protein MGWHQELLIGFDLETTGTDPREARIVTGAVIEVRGGQPIGRREWLADPGVEIPADAVAVHGISNERAAADGRPADQVADAIADVLAGYWKTGVPVVAYNAAFDLSLLSAELRRHGLPSLRDRLGGIDPAPVIDPYTIDRRVDRYRRGKRNLEAVCTEYGVPLDAAHDASADALAAACLAGAIAARHPKIAALGPAELHRRQIAWYAEWAADFQSFLRGKGDATAVVDGTWPLREPADETV, encoded by the coding sequence ATGGGCTGGCACCAGGAGCTGCTGATCGGCTTCGACCTGGAGACGACCGGGACCGATCCGCGCGAGGCGCGCATCGTCACGGGGGCCGTGATCGAGGTCAGGGGCGGGCAGCCCATAGGGCGCCGGGAGTGGCTGGCGGATCCGGGAGTGGAGATCCCGGCCGACGCGGTCGCGGTCCACGGGATCAGTAACGAGCGGGCGGCGGCGGACGGCCGCCCCGCCGACCAGGTGGCGGACGCCATCGCGGACGTCCTGGCCGGGTACTGGAAGACAGGCGTCCCAGTGGTCGCCTACAACGCCGCCTTCGACCTGAGCCTGCTCTCCGCCGAGCTGCGCAGGCACGGCCTCCCGTCCCTGCGCGACCGGCTGGGCGGCATCGACCCCGCCCCGGTCATCGACCCGTACACCATCGACCGCCGGGTCGACCGCTACCGCCGCGGCAAGCGCAACCTCGAAGCGGTCTGCACGGAGTACGGCGTACCGCTCGACGCCGCGCACGACGCCTCGGCCGATGCCCTCGCCGCGGCCTGTCTGGCCGGCGCGATAGCCGCCCGCCACCCCAAGATCGCAGCCCTCGGTCCGGCGGAACTGCACCGCCGCCAGATCGCGTGGTATGCCGAGTGGGCGGCGGACTTCCAGAGCTTCCTGCGCGGCAAGGGGGACGCGACGGCGGTCGTCGACGGCACCTGGCCCCTGCGGGAGCCGGCGGACGAGACGGTCTGA
- a CDS encoding phosphotransferase enzyme family protein, with product MDEATARDALAAAGVLPGPARDARLLALGENAVFAAGDLVVKVGRDAELLGRARRELDIALWLAEAGVPAVRAAAPEPLLVEGHPVTVWQRLPDAVRAAEPRDLAELLRVVHALPSPSFDVPPRELLGGVERWLRLAGDAIDPADAAYLRDRRDGFASAAAALTPHLPPGPIHGDALPRNVHVGPDGPVLVDLETFSADLREHDLVVMALSRDRYGLPADAYDSFTESYGWDVREWEGCSVLRGARETASCAWVSQHAPTNPKALVEFERRVASLRDGDESVRWYPF from the coding sequence ATGGACGAGGCCACGGCGCGGGACGCGCTGGCCGCGGCGGGAGTGCTGCCGGGCCCGGCACGCGACGCGCGGCTCCTCGCCCTGGGCGAGAACGCGGTGTTCGCCGCCGGTGACCTGGTGGTCAAGGTGGGCCGCGACGCCGAACTCCTCGGCAGGGCACGCCGGGAACTGGACATCGCGCTGTGGCTTGCCGAGGCGGGCGTGCCGGCGGTGCGGGCGGCCGCGCCGGAGCCGCTGCTGGTCGAGGGGCACCCGGTGACCGTGTGGCAACGGCTGCCCGATGCCGTACGGGCCGCGGAACCGCGGGATTTGGCCGAACTGCTGCGGGTGGTCCACGCTCTGCCCTCACCCTCCTTCGATGTGCCGCCCCGTGAGCTTCTGGGCGGTGTGGAACGCTGGCTGCGCCTCGCGGGCGACGCGATCGACCCCGCGGACGCGGCGTATCTGCGGGACCGGCGGGACGGCTTCGCGTCGGCCGCCGCCGCGCTCACCCCGCATCTTCCGCCCGGCCCCATCCACGGGGACGCACTGCCCCGCAATGTGCACGTCGGCCCGGACGGTCCGGTCCTGGTCGATCTGGAGACCTTCTCCGCCGACCTGCGTGAGCACGACCTGGTCGTCATGGCCCTCTCCCGCGACCGCTACGGCCTGCCGGCCGACGCCTACGACTCCTTCACCGAGTCCTACGGCTGGGACGTGCGCGAGTGGGAGGGCTGCTCGGTGCTGCGCGGCGCCCGCGAGACGGCCAGCTGCGCCTGGGTCTCCCAGCACGCACCGACGAACCCCAAGGCCCTGGTCGAGTTCGAACGCCGGGTGGCGTCACTGCGGGACGGGGACGAGTCCGTGCGCTGGTATCCGTTCTGA
- a CDS encoding carbohydrate ABC transporter permease encodes MTLVTARGRSVRRVPSSERHRRADGHGAWFLVLPALIPILVLSVGPLLYGILLAFTDSQSGRTRPTQWIGGLNFQDLLHDTLFWESFRIGLVWAVGVTVPQFLLALGLALLLNEDLRLRWLARALAIVPWAMPEVVVGIMWRLVYNPDAGVLNETLHDLGLGDGRDWLSGLGTALPAVIVVGVWAGMPQTTVALLAGLQNTPRELHEAAAVDGAGAWRRFRTVTWPALRPVALAITALNLIWNFNSFALVYVLTSGGPGGRTRLPMLFAYEEAFRYGQFGYAAAMGCVMVAVISVLLALFLVGRLRGGDEA; translated from the coding sequence GTGACACTGGTGACCGCGCGGGGGCGGTCGGTGCGACGCGTCCCGAGCAGCGAACGACATCGGCGCGCCGACGGGCACGGCGCCTGGTTCCTCGTCCTGCCCGCCCTGATCCCCATCCTCGTACTGAGCGTCGGCCCCCTGCTCTACGGCATCCTGCTGGCCTTCACCGACTCCCAGTCCGGCCGGACCCGGCCCACGCAGTGGATCGGCGGCCTCAACTTCCAGGACCTGCTGCACGACACGCTGTTCTGGGAGTCGTTCCGGATCGGGCTGGTGTGGGCGGTCGGTGTGACCGTCCCGCAGTTCCTGCTGGCACTGGGTCTCGCGCTGCTGCTCAACGAGGACCTGCGGCTGAGATGGCTGGCCCGCGCCCTCGCGATCGTCCCGTGGGCGATGCCCGAGGTCGTCGTGGGCATCATGTGGCGGCTGGTCTACAACCCGGACGCGGGCGTTCTCAACGAAACCCTGCACGACCTCGGCCTCGGCGACGGCCGCGACTGGCTCAGCGGTCTCGGGACCGCCCTGCCCGCGGTGATCGTCGTCGGCGTCTGGGCGGGCATGCCGCAGACCACGGTCGCGCTGCTCGCCGGACTGCAGAACACCCCGCGCGAACTCCACGAGGCGGCCGCCGTCGACGGGGCGGGTGCCTGGCGCCGCTTCCGCACGGTCACCTGGCCCGCCCTCAGGCCGGTCGCCCTCGCCATCACCGCGCTCAACCTCATCTGGAACTTCAACTCCTTCGCCCTGGTCTATGTACTGACCAGCGGTGGCCCCGGCGGCCGCACCCGCCTGCCCATGCTGTTCGCCTACGAAGAGGCCTTCCGCTACGGGCAGTTCGGGTACGCGGCGGCGATGGGATGTGTGATGGTCGCGGTGATCTCGGTGCTGCTCGCCCTCTTCCTCGTGGGCCGGCTCAGGGGAGGTGACGAGGCATGA
- a CDS encoding carbohydrate ABC transporter permease: MRARTGIRAGQYAALLAYLVFLAFPLLWLLSTAFKSPRELGGLHPTWIPRHPTLDNFRQAFDEQPLLHAALNSLLAAVGAAVVAVAIATPLAYVMARRRSALTRAATGWVMVSQAFPLVLVIIPLFLVLKNLRLINSLAGLTLVYVVWALPFALWMLAGYVRAVPTEVEEAAAVDGAGRLRTLVSVVAPLLAPGIAATGLFAFVTAWNEFFFALVLLKTPGKQTLPVVLTHFIGAEGVADLGPLAAAAFLATLPSLVVFALIQRRITGGMLTGAVKN; this comes from the coding sequence ATGAGGGCCCGGACCGGCATCAGGGCCGGCCAGTACGCGGCCCTCCTCGCGTATCTCGTCTTCCTGGCCTTCCCCCTCCTCTGGCTGCTCTCCACCGCCTTCAAGTCGCCCCGGGAACTGGGCGGTCTGCACCCCACCTGGATCCCCCGCCACCCCACCCTCGACAACTTCCGGCAGGCCTTCGACGAGCAGCCCCTGCTGCACGCCGCGCTCAACTCCCTGCTCGCCGCGGTCGGGGCGGCGGTCGTCGCGGTGGCGATCGCGACCCCGCTCGCCTATGTCATGGCCCGCAGGCGCTCCGCGCTCACCCGGGCCGCCACCGGCTGGGTGATGGTCAGCCAGGCATTCCCGCTGGTCCTGGTGATCATCCCGCTGTTCCTGGTGCTGAAGAACCTGCGGCTGATCAACTCGCTGGCGGGGCTGACGCTGGTGTACGTCGTGTGGGCGCTGCCCTTCGCGCTGTGGATGCTGGCCGGATACGTCCGCGCCGTGCCCACCGAAGTCGAGGAGGCGGCAGCCGTCGACGGGGCCGGGCGGCTGCGGACACTGGTGTCGGTGGTGGCGCCGCTGCTCGCGCCGGGGATCGCGGCGACGGGACTGTTCGCCTTCGTCACCGCGTGGAACGAGTTCTTCTTCGCGCTCGTGCTGCTGAAGACCCCCGGGAAACAGACACTTCCGGTAGTGCTCACCCACTTCATCGGCGCGGAGGGCGTCGCCGACCTCGGCCCGCTCGCGGCGGCCGCGTTCCTCGCGACGCTGCCCTCTCTCGTCGTGTTCGCCCTCATCCAGCGGCGGATCACCGGCGGCATGCTCACCGGGGCGGTGAAGAACTGA
- a CDS encoding ABC transporter substrate-binding protein, whose amino-acid sequence MRGRMTGLLALVLVLLAGCTSGGSDTAGGRITLRFQSLAWQQQSVEANKELVKEWNASHPDVRVEYVQGSWDSVHDQLLTSFEGGEAPDIIHDASDDLADFAYGDYLADLRGVLSARLKADIPQRSWQTATFGGGVYGVPFLQEPRVIVANGKWLKESGVRIPTPERPWSWAEFRSVTRRLSGRGKYGVAWPLKEPVSATLNLSLSAGGELFHRDADGKVTIRFGAADQVVPRTIHDQADTDHSASPTTLGSGGSDTLPGFFGGRYAMVPLGFSYRQQIVQQAPKGFDWQVLPAPAGADGLTQGVSPQTLSIAEDSPHKKEAAEFVDFLLRPKNMVRLALGDWMLPTGTQALKDPALHTAEDGWATGTALAGHLRSAPAQSVRGYPEWKDKVATPAFQEYYSGAIGLGELRGRLVKDGNLVLARYQR is encoded by the coding sequence ATGCGCGGCAGGATGACCGGCCTCCTCGCCCTCGTGCTGGTCCTGTTGGCGGGATGCACGAGCGGCGGCAGCGACACCGCGGGCGGCCGTATCACCCTCCGCTTCCAGTCACTGGCCTGGCAGCAGCAGTCGGTCGAGGCCAACAAGGAGCTGGTGAAGGAGTGGAACGCGAGCCATCCGGACGTCAGGGTCGAGTATGTCCAGGGGAGTTGGGACAGCGTCCACGACCAGCTCCTCACCTCCTTCGAGGGCGGTGAGGCACCCGACATCATCCACGACGCCTCCGACGACCTCGCGGACTTCGCCTACGGCGATTACCTCGCCGACCTGCGAGGAGTGCTGTCCGCCCGCCTCAAGGCCGACATTCCGCAACGGAGTTGGCAGACCGCGACCTTCGGGGGCGGCGTCTACGGCGTGCCCTTCCTGCAGGAGCCGCGGGTGATCGTCGCCAACGGGAAATGGCTGAAGGAGTCCGGCGTGCGGATCCCCACCCCCGAACGCCCTTGGAGCTGGGCGGAGTTCAGGAGCGTCACCCGCCGGCTCAGCGGCAGGGGGAAGTACGGCGTGGCCTGGCCGCTGAAGGAGCCCGTGTCCGCCACGCTCAACCTCTCGCTGTCGGCAGGCGGCGAGCTGTTCCACCGGGACGCCGACGGCAAGGTGACGATCCGCTTCGGCGCGGCCGACCAGGTGGTGCCCCGCACGATCCACGACCAGGCGGACACCGATCACAGCGCCTCGCCCACCACCTTGGGCAGCGGCGGCTCGGACACCCTGCCCGGCTTCTTCGGCGGCAGGTATGCGATGGTCCCGCTCGGCTTCTCCTACCGCCAGCAGATCGTGCAGCAGGCACCCAAGGGCTTCGACTGGCAGGTGCTGCCCGCCCCGGCGGGCGCCGACGGGCTCACCCAGGGCGTCAGCCCGCAGACCCTGTCCATCGCCGAGGACAGCCCGCACAAGAAGGAGGCCGCCGAGTTCGTCGACTTCCTGCTGCGGCCGAAGAACATGGTGCGCCTCGCGCTGGGCGACTGGATGCTGCCGACCGGCACCCAGGCCCTCAAGGACCCGGCCCTGCACACGGCCGAGGACGGCTGGGCCACCGGTACCGCCCTCGCCGGCCACCTCCGCTCGGCACCCGCGCAGTCCGTGCGCGGCTACCCCGAGTGGAAGGACAAGGTGGCGACCCCTGCCTTCCAGGAGTACTACAGCGGGGCCATCGGCCTCGGCGAACTGCGCGGACGCCTCGTGAAGGACGGCAACCTGGTGCTGGCGCGGTACCAGCGGTGA